The proteins below are encoded in one region of Cytophagia bacterium CHB2:
- a CDS encoding DUF4266 domain-containing protein, whose product MKAWSRGYLADPMMELAGDRLTRVIKEHVHASKEAAAGDGGASGGGCGCN is encoded by the coding sequence GTGAAGGCCTGGAGCCGCGGGTATCTCGCGGACCCGATGATGGAGCTGGCCGGGGACCGCCTGACGCGAGTCATCAAGGAGCACGTCCACGCCAGCAAGGAGGCCGCGGCCGGAGACGGCGGCGCCTCGGGAGGCGGCTGTGGCTGCAACTGA